GAGCCTGCTGGTGGGCAACCTCAACCTGGGGATGCGGCTGGCGCTGGCGCTGGGCATCTACGCCACCGGCCTGACGACTTATCTGCTGGCCCGCGACCATTTCTCCAAACCGGCGGCACTGGTGACGGCCGTTGCCGTTATGTACGCCCCCTACTTCGCCTTCGATGTTTACTTTCGTGGCAACCTGGCCGAATCGCTGGCCTGGCCGCTGCTGCCCCTGGCGCTCTGGGGCATGGGCCGATGGGTCCGCACCCCCCAACCACGCTGGCTGCTGCTAACGGCCGTTACCTACGCCGCCATCCTCCTCACCCACAACGTCTTTGCCCTGATTTTCAGCCCGCTGCTGGCGCTTTACGGAATCTGGGAAATTGTCAATTGTCAATGGTCAATGGTCAATGGTCAACGGCGAAAATTGACAATTCACCATTGGCTGTTAACCATTGGCAATTCTCTTCTCCCCCTCCTCCTCGGTCTCGGTCTCTCCGCCTTCTTCTGGCTGCCGGCCATCGCCGAACGGGGATTGGTCCACAGCGACCGGCTGCTGGTTCCGCCGGTGTTTGTCTATTGGGGCAACTTCGTCACCCTGCGCGAGATTTTCGCCGCGCCGCAAACCGTCCACCCGGACCTGATGAACCCGTCGCCGGCGCGGGCGCTGGGGCTGGTTCCGCTGCTGCTGGCGCTGCCGGCCCTCACCATCGGCTGGTGGCGGCTGCGTCCAGAGCCGCGCCGCCAGGTTGTCTTTTTTGGCCTGGCAACGGCCGTCTACGTGTTCCTGATGACGGCCGTGTCCGACCCCCTCTGGGCCAACCTGCCGCTGATCGAATACGTGCAGTTCCCCTGGCGCTTGCTCGGCCCGGCCGCCCTGACGCTGGCGATGTTGGTCGGCGCAAGTGTGGACGCTTTGGGGAGACGGGGAGACGGGGAGATGGGGAGACAGGGAGATGGGGAGATGGGGAGATTTTTTCTCCCGGTCTCCTTGTCTCCCGTTCTCCCGGTCTTCTTCACCGCGGCTCTCATCCTGGCCGACCTGGCCTGGCTGGACGCCCGCTTTTGCCCTGGCCTGGAAAACCCGACCATTGCCGATATGCAGGCATTTGAACGCGACAGCGCCACCATCGGCACGACGGCGAAGGGGGAATACCTGCCGCGCACAGTGGAATATATGCCCGACCAACCGGCTACGGAACCATTTGCGCCACTGCCGGACACGGCCGTTCTCCAATCCGCCACCCGCGCTCCTCTCCGCCTGGAAGCGGCCATCCGCGCCAGCGCCCCCTTCACCCTGACGGCCAACATTTTCGATTACCCCGGCTGGCGCGCCGAACTAGACGGCGCGGCCGTCCCGGACGGCCGCGCCGTCCCCATCACCCCCACCCCAGGAACCGGCCTCATCTCCATCCCCATCCCCCCCGGCGACCACACCCTCACCCTCCACTTCGGCTCCACCCCCCTGCGCACCGCCGCCAATGGGGCATCGTGGGCCAGCCTGTTCGTACTCGCCGTCATCGTATTCCGTAAGCCGTATTCCGTATTCCGTGTTCCGTAAGCCGTATTCCGAAATCCGAAATCCGCAACCCGTTCACAATTCACAATTCACAATTCACAATTCACAATTCACAATTCTCTTCCTCGCCCTCTTCCTTTTCGCTCTCATCCACCTCCTCCTCCCCCGCGCCGAAACCCCACTGCGCCGCTCGGGGTTGGCCGGACTGGCGGAAACGGCCGTCTTCACCAACAACCTCATCCTGCGCGACTACCAGATCGCCAGCCGCACCCTGGCCGCCGACGACGCCCTGCTCATCACCGCCACCTGGCAGGCCGGCGGCGAGGTAGACCGCGCCTACCGCGACACCGTGCGCCTGATTGGGCCAGACGGCAATTTGTGGAGCGAAAAAACGGCCGTTGCCCCCCGCGTCTTCCGTGCCGCCGGCCCGACACAGACCTGGCCGGCGAACCAATACGCCGAATCGCAGCATTTGCTGGAGCCGCTGCCCGGCACGCCGCCCGGAACTTATCGCATTGAACTCATTTTGTTCGACAAAGAGACGCTGGCAACCGCGCCGACCACCGACGGCCGTCTCACTCTCGACCTGGGCACAGTGCAAGTCACCCGACCGCGCCAGGCGGCCCGGCCAACCGCCCAGTACAACGCCGACTTCGCCTGGGGTGATGTGCGTCTGACCGGCTACAGTCTGGACCGCGCCGCAGCCGCCCCCGGCGATCCCTTCCTGCTCACCCTCATCTGGCAGGCCGACGCCGCGCCCGACGCCAATTACCTGGCCCGCCTGAGTCTGCTGGCCGCTGACGGCCGTGCCGCCTTCCAACTCGATTTACCGCCCGTGCGCGCCGACTTCCCCACCGGCCAATGGCAGGCGGGCGACGTCTGGCGGGGGCAGCACAGCTTCCGCCTGCCGGTAGATTTAGCCAGCGGCGACTACCACTGGCAGCTAACCCTGTGCGACGATCAATGCCGCGCCCCCATCGCCGATCTGGGCGCGCTCACCATCACCGCTCCCGACCGCCTTTTTACCACGCCGCCGCTGGACATCCCCCTGAACGCCCAATTCAACACCCTCACCACCCTGCTCGGCGTTAACTTCACTCCCGGTCTCCCGGTCTCCCTAACTCCCACCCTCATCTGGCGTGCCGAAACAGAGACACCCACCAGCTACCGCGTCTTCGTCCATCTGGTGGACGAGGCCGGGCAAATCGTGGCCCAATCAGATGGTGAACCGGCCGGCTGGACGCGCCCCACCACCGGCTGGCTGCCCGACGAAATCATTCTGGACGCGCACACCCTGGACTTGAGCAGCGTGCCGCCCGGCGTTTACCAGATCAACGTCGGTTTGTATGATCCGGTGGGCGGCGGGCGTGTGCCGCTGCCGGATGGGGCAACGGCCGTTACCATTCCCAATATCACCATCCCATGAACCGCGCACTCTCCCGCTACACCTGGCTGGCGCTGCCAACAATCCTTCTTCTGACCGCTGCTTTGCGTTTCTACCGGCTGGACCAACTACCGCCCGGCCTCTGGTTCGACGAAGCGTGGAGCAGCGTCGCTGCCCGCGACAGCGCTGCGCAGGGGCTTTACCCTGTCTACTACGCCGCCAGCTTTGGCGGGATGCATCCGGCCATCGTCTACCTGGCCCGTCTGGCCAACGCCCTCAGCGACTACCCCCTTTCCCTGCGCTACGCCGTCGCCGTTGTCAGCACTTTAACGGTGGGCGTCGCCTTCTTTGCCTACAGCGCTGTTTTTGAATTAGACAGCCGTAAACCGTATTCCGTTTTCCGTAAACCGTTTTCCGAACTTCACCATTCACAATTCACCATTCACCATTCATAATTCCTCCTCTCCCCCCTCATCCTCGCCATCACCTATCCGTTTGTCCATTTCAGCCGGATGGGGTTTGAGTCCAGCCTGCCCGTGCTGGCCGGGCTGCTGGTGTTTTGGAGTCTGGCGCTGGCCTTGCAGCGCCAGCGGGCAGGCTGGTTTGCTCTGAGTGGCGCTGTGTTAGGGCTGTCGCTGTACAGCTTCGACACGGCGCGTTTTTTTCCCTTTGCTCTGTCGGCAGCCTATTGGGGCGTCGTCCTGGTCCACCGACGGCGGGAATGGCGGCGTTATCTGGGCTGGTATGGACTGCTGGCGGGCACGGCCGTTCTTGTTTTCCTGCCGCTCGGCCTTTACGCCTTTACCCACTGGGACGCCTTCGCCGGGCGCGTCGGCGTAGCCACCTACAACACCCTCGGCCCGGGCGCCGCCTCCGTGCCGCTGACCCTGCTGCGCAACCTGGGGCGTACGCTGGCTGGGCTGTTC
The DNA window shown above is from Candidatus Leptovillus gracilis and carries:
- a CDS encoding YfhO family protein, with the protein product SLLVGNLNLGMRLALALGIYATGLTTYLLARDHFSKPAALVTAVAVMYAPYFAFDVYFRGNLAESLAWPLLPLALWGMGRWVRTPQPRWLLLTAVTYAAILLTHNVFALIFSPLLALYGIWEIVNCQWSMVNGQRRKLTIHHWLLTIGNSLLPLLLGLGLSAFFWLPAIAERGLVHSDRLLVPPVFVYWGNFVTLREIFAAPQTVHPDLMNPSPARALGLVPLLLALPALTIGWWRLRPEPRRQVVFFGLATAVYVFLMTAVSDPLWANLPLIEYVQFPWRLLGPAALTLAMLVGASVDALGRRGDGEMGRQGDGEMGRFFLPVSLSPVLPVFFTAALILADLAWLDARFCPGLENPTIADMQAFERDSATIGTTAKGEYLPRTVEYMPDQPATEPFAPLPDTAVLQSATRAPLRLEAAIRASAPFTLTANIFDYPGWRAELDGAAVPDGRAVPITPTPGTGLISIPIPPGDHTLTLHFGSTPLRTAANGASWASLFVLAVIVFRKPYSVFRVP